A single genomic interval of Bradyrhizobium sp. sBnM-33 harbors:
- a CDS encoding ABC transporter ATP-binding protein, with protein MAALLDVSDVTLRYKTSSAVVTATERVSFTVDRSDRFVLLGPSGCGKSTLLKAVGGYMKPSEGKMRISGREISEPGADRMMIFQEFDQLLPWKTVLENVMFPLLMTRKLPRKEAETRARAYIEKVSLTRVVDAYPHTLSGGMKQRVAIARGMAMEPDILLMDEPFAALDALTRRTCQDELLQLWAETKFTVLFVTHSIAEAIKIGNRILLLSPHPGRVKAEVVDVDRVSSEDGSAARLEKQIHDLLFADHATAH; from the coding sequence ATGGCCGCGCTTCTCGACGTCAGTGACGTAACGCTGCGCTACAAGACCTCGAGCGCGGTCGTGACCGCGACCGAGCGGGTCAGTTTCACGGTCGATCGTTCCGATCGTTTCGTGCTGCTCGGCCCCTCCGGTTGCGGCAAGTCGACCCTGTTGAAAGCCGTCGGCGGCTATATGAAACCGAGCGAAGGCAAGATGCGGATCTCCGGCCGGGAAATATCCGAGCCCGGAGCCGACCGCATGATGATCTTCCAGGAGTTCGACCAGCTTCTGCCGTGGAAAACGGTGCTGGAAAACGTGATGTTTCCGCTGTTGATGACGCGAAAATTACCGCGCAAGGAAGCGGAGACGCGGGCGCGGGCCTATATCGAAAAAGTCAGCCTTACCCGCGTCGTCGATGCCTATCCGCACACGCTATCCGGTGGCATGAAGCAGCGCGTCGCGATCGCGCGCGGCATGGCGATGGAGCCGGACATCCTGCTGATGGACGAGCCGTTCGCAGCCCTCGATGCGTTGACGCGGCGCACCTGCCAGGACGAATTGCTGCAGCTTTGGGCAGAAACCAAATTCACCGTCCTGTTCGTGACGCATTCGATCGCGGAAGCGATCAAGATCGGCAACCGAATCCTGCTGCTGTCGCCGCATCCCGGCCGGGTCAAGGCCGAGGTCGTTGATGTCGACCGGGTTTCCAGCGAGGACGGCAGTGCTGCCCGGCTGGAGAAGCAGATCCACGATCTGCTGTTCGCCGATCATGCAACGGCACATTAA
- a CDS encoding ABC transporter permease, with product MGEAKILLRDAAELTAAIPAEVERKLTVLELLWNDGFVRKAVIIVFLAGVWEIYGTILNNPLLFPTFHDTIVTMFDKVRDGTIPMRAWASLKVLFMGYAAGIALAAIFTILAISTRIGTDFLETITAMFNPLPAIALLPLALIWFGLGNGSLVFVLIHSVLWPVALNTHSGFKSVSNTLRMVGRNYGLRGLPYVFRILIPAAFASILTGLKIGWAFAWRTLIAAELVFGVSSGQGGLGWFIFENRNLLDIPAVFAGLLTVIVIGLIVENLIFRTIERNTVQKWGTQS from the coding sequence ATGGGCGAGGCAAAAATCCTGCTGCGCGATGCCGCCGAACTGACGGCGGCGATACCGGCCGAGGTCGAGCGCAAGCTGACGGTGCTGGAGCTGTTGTGGAACGACGGTTTTGTCCGCAAGGCCGTGATCATCGTCTTCCTCGCGGGCGTCTGGGAAATCTACGGCACCATCCTCAATAATCCGCTGTTGTTTCCGACCTTCCACGACACCATCGTCACTATGTTCGACAAGGTGCGCGACGGCACCATTCCCATGCGTGCCTGGGCGTCGCTGAAGGTGCTGTTCATGGGCTATGCCGCCGGCATTGCGCTCGCCGCCATCTTCACGATCCTCGCGATCTCGACCCGGATCGGCACGGATTTCCTCGAAACCATCACGGCGATGTTCAATCCGCTGCCGGCGATCGCGCTGCTGCCGCTGGCGCTCATCTGGTTTGGCCTTGGTAACGGCAGCCTCGTGTTCGTGCTGATCCATTCGGTGCTGTGGCCGGTCGCGCTCAATACCCACTCGGGCTTCAAGAGCGTGTCGAACACGTTGCGCATGGTCGGCCGCAATTACGGCCTACGCGGATTGCCCTACGTGTTCCGCATCCTGATTCCCGCAGCCTTCGCCTCGATCCTGACGGGCCTGAAGATCGGTTGGGCGTTTGCCTGGCGTACGCTGATCGCGGCCGAACTCGTGTTCGGCGTGTCGTCGGGGCAGGGCGGCCTCGGCTGGTTCATTTTCGAGAACCGTAACCTTCTGGATATCCCGGCCGTGTTCGCCGGCCTGTTGACCGTGATCGTCATTGGCCTGATCGTGGAGAACCTGATCTTTCGCACGATCGAGCGCAACACCGTCCAGAAATGGGGTACGCAGTCATGA
- the araD gene encoding L-arabinonate dehydratase, with protein sequence MSNKKNPADLRSARWFAPDDLRAFGHRSRAMQMGYAPEEWKGRPVIAILNTWSDAQPCHMHFKSRVDDVKRGILMAGGFPMELPALSLSESFLKPTTMLYRNMLAMDAEELLRGHPVDGVVLMGGCDKTTPGLLLGATSMNLPTIYLPAGPMLRGNWKGRTLGSGSDAWKYWDERRAGKISDKDWVDVEAGIARSYGTCMTMGTASTMTAIAESIGMTLPGASSIPAADAGHIRMASECGRRIVEMVWEDLTPEKIQTRKAFENAITVAMAMGCSTNAIIHLIAQARRAGQDIGLDDFEKASRKVPVIANVRPSGDKYLMEDFFYAGGLPGLMSRIKQHLHLDAMTVTGQTLGENIARAEVYNDDVIRTVENPIYKEGALAVLKGNLAPDGCVIKPSACEPRFLKHTGPALVFDDYPSMKKAIDDPDLDVTADHVLILRNAGPQGGPGMPEWGMLPIPTKLVKQGVRDMVRLSDARMSGTSYGACILHVSPESYIGGPLALVRNGDKVTLDVNARTINLDVPEAELAKRRAEWKAPEPRYERGYGWMFTRHIKQANEGCDFDFLETGFGAPVSEPPIY encoded by the coding sequence ATGAGCAACAAGAAGAACCCCGCGGATCTCCGGAGCGCGCGCTGGTTCGCGCCTGATGATCTCCGCGCCTTCGGCCACCGCTCGCGCGCCATGCAGATGGGCTACGCGCCGGAGGAATGGAAGGGTCGGCCTGTCATCGCGATCCTCAACACCTGGTCAGATGCGCAGCCCTGCCACATGCACTTCAAGAGCCGTGTCGACGACGTCAAGCGCGGCATCCTGATGGCGGGCGGTTTCCCGATGGAGCTGCCGGCGCTGTCGCTGTCGGAATCGTTTCTGAAGCCGACCACCATGCTCTACCGCAACATGCTGGCGATGGATGCCGAGGAATTGCTGCGCGGCCATCCCGTCGATGGTGTCGTGCTGATGGGCGGCTGCGACAAGACCACGCCGGGGCTTTTGCTCGGCGCTACCAGCATGAACCTGCCGACCATCTATCTGCCGGCCGGGCCGATGCTGCGCGGCAACTGGAAGGGCAGGACTCTGGGCTCCGGCTCGGACGCCTGGAAATACTGGGACGAACGGCGTGCCGGCAAAATTTCCGACAAGGACTGGGTCGACGTCGAGGCCGGCATCGCCCGCAGCTACGGCACCTGCATGACCATGGGCACGGCGTCCACCATGACGGCTATTGCGGAATCGATCGGCATGACGCTGCCGGGCGCGTCCTCGATTCCCGCCGCCGACGCCGGCCACATCCGTATGGCCTCGGAATGCGGCCGCCGCATCGTGGAAATGGTGTGGGAGGACCTGACGCCGGAGAAGATCCAGACCCGAAAAGCTTTCGAGAACGCGATTACGGTCGCAATGGCGATGGGCTGCTCGACCAATGCAATCATCCATCTGATCGCGCAGGCGCGCCGTGCGGGCCAGGATATCGGGCTCGACGATTTCGAGAAGGCCAGTCGCAAGGTGCCCGTGATAGCCAATGTGCGCCCGAGCGGCGACAAATATCTGATGGAAGATTTCTTTTATGCCGGTGGCTTGCCGGGCCTGATGAGCCGCATCAAGCAGCATCTGCATCTCGACGCCATGACAGTCACCGGCCAGACGCTCGGCGAGAATATCGCGCGGGCCGAAGTCTACAATGACGACGTTATCCGCACCGTCGAGAATCCGATCTACAAGGAGGGCGCGCTTGCGGTGCTCAAGGGCAATCTCGCGCCTGATGGCTGCGTGATCAAGCCGAGCGCCTGTGAGCCGCGCTTCCTCAAGCACACCGGGCCCGCTTTGGTATTCGACGATTATCCTTCGATGAAGAAAGCGATCGACGATCCCGATCTCGACGTCACGGCCGATCACGTGCTGATCCTGCGCAATGCCGGCCCGCAGGGCGGGCCGGGCATGCCGGAATGGGGCATGCTGCCGATCCCGACGAAACTGGTGAAGCAGGGCGTCCGCGACATGGTGCGACTGTCGGATGCGCGCATGAGCGGCACCAGTTACGGCGCCTGCATCCTGCATGTCTCGCCGGAATCCTATATCGGTGGCCCGCTGGCGCTGGTGCGCAACGGCGACAAGGTCACGCTCGACGTCAACGCGCGCACCATCAATCTCGATGTACCGGAGGCGGAGCTCGCAAAGCGCCGCGCCGAATGGAAGGCGCCG